In Cotesia glomerata isolate CgM1 linkage group LG1, MPM_Cglom_v2.3, whole genome shotgun sequence, one genomic interval encodes:
- the LOC123273587 gene encoding odorant receptor 4-like, with translation MAKSKMSDYRSLYKLTKRLGTVVGVWPYESPSILYLLVPYIPMTLHLIISLLVFSWVREKFPNIGLVSKGLSISTSFVTTILKIASMKINHKELTELHRHLHPYFRKLLKDSRLSNIVLKDVNVFKLVSWSLTICVATCLGSYILLPLSFVIKASVHHIEVAKYPLIYPCNYPWKITSNGIVYQLHFIFETCSGLAMFFVSTSVDILFPFYIFQMIAQFRKISYDITHIKSDDKDDEDNNEYNKVIEKCVAQYERLMRCRDILEKIWGPIILFSVTTNAIVLCTVLFQISKMRSVTIVQGSLLVAYVGLKLGQTFIYAWSGSCLIEESEVYRDAVYAANWYGKKRLMTSIVMLLTQRPLSLTACNFSVVSVKIFITFLNTAVSYFFLLQTLDDKE, from the exons ATGGCTAAAAGTAAAATGTCTGACTATAGATCGCTGTATAAATTGACAAAGAGACTCGGAACAGTAGTAGGAGTTTGGCCGTATGAAAGCCCAAGTATTTTATATCTTCTTGTGCCGTATATACCGATGACACTGCATTTAATAATATCGCTCTTGGTATTTTCGTGGGTCCGCGAGAAATTTCCAAACATTGGTCTCGTTTCAAAAGGCCTGAGCATTTCCACTAGCTTTGTGACCACCATTCTGAAGATAGCGAGCATGAAAATAAACCACAAAGAATTGACGGAATTACACCGACATCTTCATCCGTACTTTAGAAAATTGCTGAAGGATTCAAGGCTGTCGAACATCGTTTTAAAGGACGTTAACGTGTTTAAGCTTGTATCATGGTCATTGACTATTTGTGTTGCCACTTGCTTGGGGTCTTACATTCTTCTTCCTCTGAGCTTCGTCATAAAAGCTTCTGTTCATCATATAGAAGTCGCCAAGTACCCGCTTATATATCCATGCAACTATCCGTGGAAGATAACGTCCAATGGAATTGTTTACCaacttcattttatttttgaaacttgCTCGGGGTTGGCGATGTTTTTCGTGTCCACTAGTGTTGACATATTGTTTCCGTTTTATATCTTTCAAATGATTGCAcaatttcgtaaaatttcTTATGATATTACGCACATCAAAAGTGATGATAAGGATGATGAAGATAATAATGAGTATAATAAAGTCATAGAAAAATGTGTTGCGCAGTACGAAAGATTGATGAGATGCAGAgacattttggaaaaaatttggggCCCTATAATACTATTTAGTGTTACTACTAACGCTATTGTTCTTTGCACAgttctttttcaaatttcaaag ATGAGAAGTGTAACTATTGTTCAAGGGTCATTATTGGTTGCATACGTAGGTTTGAAATTGGGACAAACCTTCATTTATGCTTGGAGTGGCTCTTGTTTAATTGAAGAG aGCGAAGTTTACAGAGATGCAGTTTATGCTGCGAATTGGTACGGAAAAAAACGACTGATGACTTCTATTGTGATGCTCCTGACCCAAAGGCCTTTATCATTAACCGCTTGTAATTTTTCAGTTGTTTCtgtgaaaattttcatcaca tttTTGAACACAGCAGTATCTTACTTCTTTCTTTTGCAAACACTTGATGATAAGGAATAa
- the LOC123273512 gene encoding odorant receptor 4-like has protein sequence MKEKKVSEYIIYREIIKKLLIVVGLWPYDKPNIFYNCLPHIQILVNFFLCFGMLGFVQKNFTNIDLVTKGMSIMISLMSTIIKVACFIANKDDAIQLHKNLDPYFTTLLQDSELSKFVLKRFSVVKYLSAVFTFIVTLSCAMRLIIPLNIVIKQLKNNIHPVRYPLLFPSVFPWKVTPDSYVYEIEFAIESFAVVTLCFITLSVDCLFTFYVYQMIGQLREISYCFKNLTEESDSQSILRKCIGQYQILIESRDMLQRLYGPIVLWIMVTNAVIMCTIAFQTTQMESISFGRGLLIFTWIALKVLQTFMYAWSGSCLTLESDECRDSIYACEWYGNKRLMTSIVIILSQRPLILTACNFSVVSVEIFQMVINTTVSYFFLLQTLEE, from the exons ATGAAGGAGAAAAAAGTTTCCGAGTACATTATCTACCGtgaaataatcaaaaaattacttatagtCGTGGGTCTTTGGCCATATGACAAGccaaatatattttacaactGCCTACCGCACATACAGATACtcgtaaacttttttttatgcttCGGGATGCTTGGGTtcgtacaaaaaaattttacaaacatCGATCTCGTTACTAAAGGGATGAGCATTATGATAAGTCTCATGTCGACGATCATAAAG gtTGCGTGCTTCATAGCAAACAAGGATGACGCAATCCAGCTGCACAAAAATCTCGATCCATATTTTACTACTCTTTTACAAGATTCAGAACtatcaaaatttgttttaaaaagattttcagTTGTTAAATATTTGTCTGCTGTATTTACATTCATTGTTACTTTGTCATGTGCAATGAGACTTATTATTCCTTTGAATATTGTCATAAaacaacttaaaaataatattcatccGGTGAGATACCCGCTGCTTTTTCCCAGTGTATTTCCGTGGAAAGTGACACCCGATAGTTATGTTTATGAAATTGAGTTCGCGATAGAATCATTTGCAGTTGTGACACTGTGTTTTATAACTCTGAGCGTCGACTGTCTTTTTACGTTTTATGTTTATCAAATGATAGGTCAATTGCGCGAGATTTCTtattgtttcaaaaatttaactgaAGAAAGTGATAGTCAGAGTATTTTACGGAAATGCATTGGCCagtatcaaattttgatagaatCAAGAGACATGTTACAG CGGCTATATGGTCCTATTGTGTTGTGGATCATGGTTACGAATGCTGTTATTATGTGTACAATTGCTTTTCAAACGACGcaa atggAAAGTATTTCTTTCGGACGTGGGCTACTAATTTTCACATGGATAGCACTCAAAGTACTACAAACCTTCATGTATGCTTGGAGCGGAAGTTGCCTCACCTTAGAA tCTGACGAATGTCGAGATTCTATTTACGCTTGTGAGTGGTATGGAAACAAACGTCTCATGACATCGATAGTAATTATTTTGTCCCAACGACCGCTAattttgacagcttgcaatttTTCGGTCGTCTCAGTTGAAATTTTCCAAATGGTTATAAACACAACTGTTTCGTACTTTTTCCTCCTCCAGACTCtcgaagaataa